From Cellulosimicrobium sp. ES-005, one genomic window encodes:
- a CDS encoding nucleoside deaminase, giving the protein MGLALHEATHALASDDVPVGALVVGPDGRLLGVGRNRREETGDPTAHAEVLALRQAAATRGEWRLEGCTLVVTLEPCVMCAGALVLARVERLVLGAWDPKAGATGSVWDLVRDQRANHAVEVVGGVREDECARLLRAFFAAQR; this is encoded by the coding sequence ATGGGGCTCGCGCTGCACGAGGCGACCCACGCGCTCGCCAGCGACGACGTGCCCGTGGGGGCGCTCGTCGTCGGGCCGGACGGGCGGCTGCTGGGCGTGGGGCGCAACCGGCGCGAGGAGACCGGCGACCCGACCGCGCACGCCGAGGTGCTCGCGCTGCGGCAGGCCGCCGCGACGCGCGGGGAGTGGCGGCTCGAGGGCTGCACGCTCGTCGTCACGCTCGAGCCGTGCGTCATGTGCGCCGGGGCGCTCGTCCTCGCGCGCGTCGAACGGCTCGTGCTCGGCGCGTGGGACCCCAAGGCCGGCGCGACCGGCTCCGTCTGGGACCTCGTGCGCGACCAGCGCGCCAACCACGCCGTCGAGGTGGTCGGCGGCGTCCGCGAGGACGAGTGCGCCCGCCTCCTGCGCGCCTTCTTCGCCGCCCAGCGCTGA